One segment of Passer domesticus isolate bPasDom1 chromosome 28, bPasDom1.hap1, whole genome shotgun sequence DNA contains the following:
- the FHIP2B gene encoding FHF complex subunit HOOK-interacting protein 2B isoform X1: MLSRLGALLQQAVESREPSVDLLEAFTEHWTGITGYYLEATDESVAARQTDIPWRLRQMLDILVHEEQQRPPGDTGPCLEYLLQHKLLETLGTLGKAEYPPGMRQQVLLFFSRLLGRLQHPLLHYLNVLRPVQKLLQLSGDRLGSGAEREEVQLAAVLCSKIQQDASLLPYILQGKSVLNGRRAPESPREGGLEHGPGTAASCPAASASCPPAQPSPPRRDSNLVTCLVALCSSKKSRVALKARENLLLLAGLSQEAAATCLARGSALCPLLVGHLCDLYGAVPAGTDPADVLAMDRASWRSQGDGAGDGAFPGKESLAEFLGWLDFLDELVMGAHPLVADGISEAVEEKFFQGILQPQLLQMSELAVLGATAVLAGTVRQLRAPALLHRLVLFLLGPHRHPETPGDDPHPLRAQLIDRCDHLCDEISLASLRLFEELLRKPHEHVAHNLVLRNLEARAYLQRGPHGPEERGPPETDPEEDGLDLEEDPYFTDGFPDNFRATKNPSPASTPSGKGQVSEVVSSFLCLVPEEAKTSSCMEEGGYDTYVHDALGTVQACRASAAPWGWPSSPRPLDSCHPGVAFYEGHFLKVLFDRMGRILDQPYSLNLQVTSVLSLLAALPHPHLHEYLLDPYLSLAPGCRSLFSVLVRVIGELMQRLQRVPHSRAKLLLVRRQLLGQVPGEQMDHTVLLKGVVVLEEFCKELAAIALVKGPPEGPP; the protein is encoded by the exons ACGAGAGCGTGGCGGCGCGGCAGACGGACATCCCGTGGCGCCTGCGGCAGATGTTGGACATCCTGGTGCACGAGGAGCAGCAGCGCCCGCCGGGGGACACGGGGCCGTGCCTCGAGTACCTGCTGCAGCACAAGCTGCTGGAGACACTGGGGACGCTGGGAAAGGCGGAG tatCCCCCCGGCATGAGGCAGCAGGTCCTGCTCTTCTTCAGCCGCCTGCTGGGGCGGCTGCAGCACCCGCTGCTGCACTACCTCAACGTGCTCCGGCCCGTGCAG aagctgctccagctcagcgGGGACCGCCTGGGCTCCGGCGCCGAGAGGGAGGAGGTGCAGCTGGCAGCCGTGCTCTGCTCCAAAATCCAGCAGGACGCCAGCCTGCTGCCCTACATCCTGCAG GGAAAGAGCGTCCTGAACGGGAGGAGAGCCCCGGAGAGCCCCAGGGAAGGGGGTTTGGAGCATGGCCCGGGCACcgctgccagctgccctgcagccagtgccagctgccctccagcccagccctccccgCCACGCAGGGACAGCAACCTCGTCACCTGCCTGGTGGCACTGTGCAGCAGCAAG AAGAGCCGGGTGGCGCTGAAGGCTCGGGagaacctgctgctgctggcgggGCTGTCCCAGGAGGCGGCTGCCACCTGCCTGGCGCggggcagtgccctgtgcccgcTGCTCGTGGGCCACCTCTGCGACCTCTACGGCGCCGTGCCCGCTGGCACCGACCCCGCCGACGTCCTCGCCATGGACAGGGCCAGCTGGAG GTCGCAGGGGGATGGCGCAGGGGACGGGGCTTTCCCGGGCAAGGAGAGCCTGGCTGAGTTCCTGGGCTGGCTGGACTTCCTGGATGAGCTGGTGATGGGCGCCCACCCG cTCGTGGCCGATGGCATCAGCGAGGCCGTGGAGGAGAAGTTCTTCCAGGGAATCCTGCAGCCGCAGCTCCTGCAGAT GTCGGAGCTGGCCGTGCTGGGCGCCACGGCCGTGCTGGCAGGGACGGTGCGGCAGCTCCGCGCGCCTGCCCTGCTCCACCGCCTCGTCCTCTTCCTGCTGGGGCCCCACCGGCACCCCGAGACCCCCGGGGACGACCCCCACCCCCTGCGGGCGCAGCTCATCGACCGCTGCGACCACCTGTGTGACGAG ATCAGCCTGGCCAGCCTGCGGCTCTTCGAGGAGCTCCTGAGGAAGCCCCACGAGCACGTGGCTCACAACCTGGTGCTGCGGAACCTGGAGGCCAGGGCTTACCTGCAGCGCGGCCCCCACGGCCCTGAGGAGCGCGGGCCCCCCGAGACAGACCCCGAGGAGGACGGGCT GGACCTGGAGGAGGATCCCTATTTCACCGACGGATTCCCAGACAACTTTAGGGCGACAAAAAATCCTTCCCCAGCATCGACCCCATCGGGGAAGGGGCAAGTGAGCGAGGTGGTCAGCAG CTTCCTGTGCCTGGTCCCCGAGGAGGCCAAGACCTCGTCGTGCATGGAGGAGGGCGGCTACGACACCTACGTGCACGATGCCCTGGGCACG GTCCAGGCGTGCCGTGCCAGCGCGGCCCCCTGGGGGTGGCCCTCGTCCCCCCGGCCCCTGGACTCCTGTCACCCTGGAGTGGCTTTTTACGAGGGACACTTCCTCAAGGTGCTGTTCGACCGGATGGGCCGGATCCTGGATCAG CCCTACAGCCTGAACCTGCAGGTGACCtcggtgctgtccctgctggccgccctgccccatccccacctccaCGAGTACCTGCTGGACCCCTACCTCAGCCTGGCCCCCGGCTGCCGCTCGCTCTTCTCCGTCCTCGTCAGG GTGATCGGGGAGCTGATGCAGCGGCTGCAGCGCGTGCCCCACTCCAGGGCCAAGCTGCTCCTGGTGCgccggcagctcctggggcaggtgCCAGGAGAGCA GATGGATCACACGGTGCTGCTCAAGGGGGTGGTGGTGCTGGAGGAGTTCTGCAAGGAGCTGGCTGCCATCGCCCTGGTCAAGGGGCCACCCGAGGGGCCACCCTGA
- the FHIP2B gene encoding FHF complex subunit HOOK-interacting protein 2B isoform X2, which translates to MLSRLGALLQQAVESREPSVDLLEAFTEHWTGITGYYLEATDESVAARQTDIPWRLRQMLDILVHEEQQRPPGDTGPCLEYLLQHKLLETLGTLGKAEVRCHPSPGGDSRGDTAGQPPAPPHAHPAPQKLLQLSGDRLGSGAEREEVQLAAVLCSKIQQDASLLPYILQGKSVLNGRRAPESPREGGLEHGPGTAASCPAASASCPPAQPSPPRRDSNLVTCLVALCSSKKSRVALKARENLLLLAGLSQEAAATCLARGSALCPLLVGHLCDLYGAVPAGTDPADVLAMDRASWRSQGDGAGDGAFPGKESLAEFLGWLDFLDELVMGAHPLVADGISEAVEEKFFQGILQPQLLQMSELAVLGATAVLAGTVRQLRAPALLHRLVLFLLGPHRHPETPGDDPHPLRAQLIDRCDHLCDEISLASLRLFEELLRKPHEHVAHNLVLRNLEARAYLQRGPHGPEERGPPETDPEEDGLDLEEDPYFTDGFPDNFRATKNPSPASTPSGKGQVSEVVSSFLCLVPEEAKTSSCMEEGGYDTYVHDALGTVQACRASAAPWGWPSSPRPLDSCHPGVAFYEGHFLKVLFDRMGRILDQPYSLNLQVTSVLSLLAALPHPHLHEYLLDPYLSLAPGCRSLFSVLVRVIGELMQRLQRVPHSRAKLLLVRRQLLGQVPGEQMDHTVLLKGVVVLEEFCKELAAIALVKGPPEGPP; encoded by the exons ACGAGAGCGTGGCGGCGCGGCAGACGGACATCCCGTGGCGCCTGCGGCAGATGTTGGACATCCTGGTGCACGAGGAGCAGCAGCGCCCGCCGGGGGACACGGGGCCGTGCCTCGAGTACCTGCTGCAGCACAAGCTGCTGGAGACACTGGGGACGCTGGGAAAGGCGGAG GTGAGGTGCCACCCGTCCCCGGGAGGTGACAGccgcggggacaccgcggggcAGCCCCCGGCACCCCCACAtgcccaccctgctccccagaagctgctccagctcagcgGGGACCGCCTGGGCTCCGGCGCCGAGAGGGAGGAGGTGCAGCTGGCAGCCGTGCTCTGCTCCAAAATCCAGCAGGACGCCAGCCTGCTGCCCTACATCCTGCAG GGAAAGAGCGTCCTGAACGGGAGGAGAGCCCCGGAGAGCCCCAGGGAAGGGGGTTTGGAGCATGGCCCGGGCACcgctgccagctgccctgcagccagtgccagctgccctccagcccagccctccccgCCACGCAGGGACAGCAACCTCGTCACCTGCCTGGTGGCACTGTGCAGCAGCAAG AAGAGCCGGGTGGCGCTGAAGGCTCGGGagaacctgctgctgctggcgggGCTGTCCCAGGAGGCGGCTGCCACCTGCCTGGCGCggggcagtgccctgtgcccgcTGCTCGTGGGCCACCTCTGCGACCTCTACGGCGCCGTGCCCGCTGGCACCGACCCCGCCGACGTCCTCGCCATGGACAGGGCCAGCTGGAG GTCGCAGGGGGATGGCGCAGGGGACGGGGCTTTCCCGGGCAAGGAGAGCCTGGCTGAGTTCCTGGGCTGGCTGGACTTCCTGGATGAGCTGGTGATGGGCGCCCACCCG cTCGTGGCCGATGGCATCAGCGAGGCCGTGGAGGAGAAGTTCTTCCAGGGAATCCTGCAGCCGCAGCTCCTGCAGAT GTCGGAGCTGGCCGTGCTGGGCGCCACGGCCGTGCTGGCAGGGACGGTGCGGCAGCTCCGCGCGCCTGCCCTGCTCCACCGCCTCGTCCTCTTCCTGCTGGGGCCCCACCGGCACCCCGAGACCCCCGGGGACGACCCCCACCCCCTGCGGGCGCAGCTCATCGACCGCTGCGACCACCTGTGTGACGAG ATCAGCCTGGCCAGCCTGCGGCTCTTCGAGGAGCTCCTGAGGAAGCCCCACGAGCACGTGGCTCACAACCTGGTGCTGCGGAACCTGGAGGCCAGGGCTTACCTGCAGCGCGGCCCCCACGGCCCTGAGGAGCGCGGGCCCCCCGAGACAGACCCCGAGGAGGACGGGCT GGACCTGGAGGAGGATCCCTATTTCACCGACGGATTCCCAGACAACTTTAGGGCGACAAAAAATCCTTCCCCAGCATCGACCCCATCGGGGAAGGGGCAAGTGAGCGAGGTGGTCAGCAG CTTCCTGTGCCTGGTCCCCGAGGAGGCCAAGACCTCGTCGTGCATGGAGGAGGGCGGCTACGACACCTACGTGCACGATGCCCTGGGCACG GTCCAGGCGTGCCGTGCCAGCGCGGCCCCCTGGGGGTGGCCCTCGTCCCCCCGGCCCCTGGACTCCTGTCACCCTGGAGTGGCTTTTTACGAGGGACACTTCCTCAAGGTGCTGTTCGACCGGATGGGCCGGATCCTGGATCAG CCCTACAGCCTGAACCTGCAGGTGACCtcggtgctgtccctgctggccgccctgccccatccccacctccaCGAGTACCTGCTGGACCCCTACCTCAGCCTGGCCCCCGGCTGCCGCTCGCTCTTCTCCGTCCTCGTCAGG GTGATCGGGGAGCTGATGCAGCGGCTGCAGCGCGTGCCCCACTCCAGGGCCAAGCTGCTCCTGGTGCgccggcagctcctggggcaggtgCCAGGAGAGCA GATGGATCACACGGTGCTGCTCAAGGGGGTGGTGGTGCTGGAGGAGTTCTGCAAGGAGCTGGCTGCCATCGCCCTGGTCAAGGGGCCACCCGAGGGGCCACCCTGA
- the NUDT18 gene encoding 8-oxo-dGDP phosphatase NUDT18 yields the protein MGDAPLPELEAVLDGGAWDVGAAFEGCPAPPGVRLGRDVCYVVLAVLFNQEDALLLVQEAKPECRGRWYLPAGRVERGEAVLAALRREVREESGLDCEPVTLLALEERGPAWIRFAFLARATGGTLKTLQEADSESLQATWWPGDPRSLPLRSPDILPLLELAARYRRSPAHPPTLPRELPCSPLCLRLLLPFSNAAGELWLLLATGGTPHLPVVACGTSRSELRAGLRPPLLRLLRERLAWEPQPAALGLLGLQHSPGDSGDSDGVCFNVLLSVPPDSRRERPPEPRDPALRWWPVRDERLRGRVLRRLGATVPVRS from the exons ATGGGGGACGCGCCGCTGCCGGAGCTGGAGGCCGTGCTGGACGGAGGCGCCTGGGACGTGGGGGCGGCGTTTGAGGGGtgccccgcgccccccgggGTCCGCCTGGGCAGGGACGTTTGCTACGTCGTGCTGGCCGTGCTCTTCAACCAGGAG GACgcgctgctgctggtgcaggaggCCAAGCCCGAGTGCCGTGGCCGCTGGTACCTGCCCGCGGGCCGGGTGGAGCGGGGCGAGGCCGTGCTGGCGGCGCTGCGCCGCGAGGTGCGCGAGGAGTCGGGGCTGGACTGCGAGCCCGTGACGCTGCTGGCGCTGGAGGAGCGGGGCCCGGCCTGGATCCGCTTCGCCTTCCTGGCGCGGGCCACAG GAGGGACCCTGAAGACCCTGCAGGAGGCAGACTCCGAGTCCCTCCAAGccacctggtggcccggggacCCGCGCTCGCTGCCGCTGCGCTCCCCGGACATCCTGCCGCTGCTGGAGCTGGCCGCCCGCTACCGCCGCAGCCCCGCGCACCCCCCGACGCTGCCGCgggagctgccctgctccccgcTCTGCCTGCgcctcctgctgcccttctccaACGCCGCGGgcgagctgtggctgctgctggccaccgGCGGCACCCCGCACCTGCCCGTGGTGGCGTGCGGCACGTCCCGCTCCGAGCTGCGTGCGGGGCTGCGCCCGCCGCTGCTGCGGCTGCTGCGGGAGCGCCTGGCCTGGGAGCCGCAGCCCgcggccctggggctgctggggctgcagcacagccccggCGACTCTGGGGACAGCGACGGCGTCTGCTTCAACGTGCTGCTGAGCGTGCCCCCGGACAGCCGGCGGGAGCGGCCCCCCGAGCCCCGCGACCCCGCGCTGCGCTGGTGGCCCGTGCGGGACGagcggctgcggggccgcgtGCTGCGGAGGCTCGGTGCCACCGTGCCCGTCCGGAGCTAG